A genomic stretch from Mycosarcoma maydis chromosome 3, whole genome shotgun sequence includes:
- a CDS encoding putative AAA family ATPase VPS4: MANSDFLNKAIEIVQKAIDEDVKQNYQEAYKLYQNSLDYFMMAMKYEKNDKLKDLIRKKFTEYLDRAEKLKEHLAKSSEDRNRAAVGANGAEKGVGGSTGGKKEGDDDDVDPETKKLRAGLSSAVLSETPNVRWDDVAGLHTAKEALKEAVILPIKFPQMFTGKRTPWRGILMYGPPGTGKSFLAKAVATEAKSTFFSVSSSDLVSKWMGESERLVKQLFQMAREAKPSIIFIDEVDSLCGTRGEGESEASRRIKTEFLVQMNGVGNDETGVLVLGATNIPWALDLAIKRRFEKRIYIPLPDLEARKRMFELNVGETPCALDGKDYRKLASLTEGYSGSDISVLVRDALMQPVRKVTGATHFKKVMAPAKRKTQQEKAKNGSADKVAHSDAAQQDGDEAAVEDEVQEMKEYLTPCSPGDADAIEMTWDDIEGEQLLEPKLVMSDFLRAIQAVRPTVTKADIEKHIEFTNEAGLE, translated from the coding sequence ATGGCCAATTCGGATTTCTTGAATAAGGCGATCGAGATTGTCCAAAAAGCGATCGACGAAGATGTCAAGCAAAACTATCAAGAGGCATACAAGCTCTACCAGAACAGCTTGGACTACTTTATGATGGCCATGAAGTACGAAAAGAAtgacaagctcaaagaTCTCATTCGCAAAAAGTTTACAGAGTACCTCGACCGAGCTGAGAAACTCAAGGAGCACCTCGCAAAGAGCTCCGAAGACCGAAATCGAGCCGCCGTCGGTGCGAACGGTGCCGAAAAGGGCGTTGGTGGTAGCACCGgcggcaagaaggagggcgacgatgacgatgtgGATCCAGAGACAAAGAAGCTGCGAGCCGGTCTGTCGAGTGCAGTGCTTTCAGAGACTCCCAACGTGCGATGGGACGACGTGGCGGGTCTGCATACAGCAAAggaagcgctcaaggaAGCTGTCATCTTGCCCATCAAGTTCCCACAAATGTTTACAGGTAAGAGGACGCCTTGGCGCGGCATCCTCATGTACGGTCCTCCAGGTACCGGAAAGTCGTTCCTCGCCAAAGCCGTCGCCACCGAGGCCAAGTCGACCTTCTTTAGTgtttcgagctcggacCTGGTGAGCAAGTGGATGGGAGAGTCGGAACGATTAGTTAAACAGCTCTTCCAAATGGCGCGCGAGGCAAAGCCTTCCATCATTTTTatcgacgaggtcgatTCTCTGTGCGGTACAAGAGGTGAAGGAGAGTCGGAAGCGTCGAGAAGAATCAAGACCGAGTTTCTCGTGCAAATGAACGGTGTCGGAAATGACGAAACGGGCGTCCTTGTTCTCGGCGCCACCAACATTCCCTGGGCGCTCGATCTGGCCATCAAGCGCCGTTTTGAGAAGCGCATCTACATTCCACTGCCAGATCTTGAGGCGAGAAAGCGCATGTtcgagctcaacgtcgGCGAGACTCCATGTGCCCTAGACGGCAAGGATTATCGCAAGCTCGCATCGTTGACGGAAGGCTATTCGGGATCCGACATCAGCGTCCTCGTACGAGATGCACTGATGCAGCCAGTACGCAAGGTGACCGGTGCAACCCATTTCAAAAAGGTCATGGCACCAGCAAAACGCAAGACACAGCAGGAAAAGGCAAAGAATGGCAGCGCGGACAAGGTTGCGCATagcgatgctgctcaacaGGATGGAGACGAGGCGGCtgtggaagacgaggttCAGGAGATGAAGGAATACCTCACGCCCTGCTCCCCAGGTGACGCCGATGCGATCGAAATGACATGGGACGACATCGAAGGtgagcagcttctcgagccCAAGCTGGTCATGAGCGACTTTTTGCGAGCCATCCAGGCGGTTCGCCCGACGGTCACCAAAGCCGACATCGAGAAGCACATCGAGTTTACCAACGAGGCGGGTCTCGAATGA